A window of Castanea sativa cultivar Marrone di Chiusa Pesio chromosome 8, ASM4071231v1 genomic DNA:
gatAATCTTTTTCGTTAatagatacattatgcagatactatatagtgatgatatattatgtagatacattatatgaatacataattttgagtaatattaaagacttgtggttgaccatagtagacaattaatATACCAAtaaaaagagtagacaattaaaaattattgttatttgtacttattaaagatgtattcccttgtcaattttatgtatatagacaaatggttgatatatacatatatatatatatatgtgtgtgtgtgtgtgtgtgtgaacatTTCTGTctatatatatgagcaagatgagtggtagagatcattaaaatttaacaactaattttgattgtatctattgtcaaaattttagtatgaaaaccaaattcattcttggttttttttttttttttttatattgattacattagttggtttacataatacacatattttaaattacacaagaaatataaaaaataaaaataaaaatttgcataccaaacaccagaaaacattctcaagatcattttcaaggtcgttaccaaacactgaaaaatgatattgttttccaaaaaatactctttggaaaatgaaccattttctaaaaaacgttgatgctgaaacaaacagagcttagtaggggtgtcaattcgggttagTGTGTCGGGTTCGTGCCGTGTCGAGGTAGGAGTATTTGACTAAATGGCTCAACCTTAACCTggcccatttaataatcgtgtcatgatccttcaaccctaacccgacctgttaataaggcgggttgacctgacccaacccatttgacacgTTTAATAAACGAGTTGTGTTGGGTTAACACAAATGTAACACAACTCATTTCAACCTGCATAACATTAAATATAATATCcatttagaaataattttttttacatcccaaaagtagtgcatacacttcaaatcttcaactcacatttaaaataatatagttcaacaaaaatataacattcatctagaaataagttctttacactccaaaagaagtgcatacacttcagagagagagagatagagtaATAACTGATTTAAAAGTTGacactttgagtttgagaattgagCGTGAGAAGAGTAATATGactaaaattaaaacaaaaaaaaaaaaaatttataagaaggtttagagatttagtgtTTGTAGGTTTTAGAGATCTAGAGTttataaagtttcaatttccaattatatcccttgtaaatttttgtaattactcacttttctttttaaatttaaaatatatattggatataaaaggtatttgacaaatttaaaataaaatgaaaatttatttgttatacgagttaaacgggttgtgttaagtgggtcatttcgggttgacacaaataaattagcGTGTTAAACGTGTCTATTGTGGGTTACACTGCTTATGACATGTTTCTTATCGTGTCGCTTTCGGGTCGACCCATTTATGACCTAAACCCATTAAGGCTCAACCCTAACCTGAAAAAACTCGTGttgggttcgtgtcgtgtttGCGGGTTGGGTcaaacattgacacccctagaGCTTAGTGTTAAGTGTATTTGATAACAGCGCGAAAGTTCCTACTCTTGAGTAGTTCAAATCAAATGAACTTCTCATTGATAGACTTAAAGAGATTTGacatctaaaaaaataaattttgtaacaCTCCAAAATCAATCTCTTTTTTTTACCCAGAATTCGTTTACTTTCAATAACAAATCACACAAATCaaatttttctcaacaaaaaaaaaaaaaaaaaaaaaaacaattaagctAAAATGACCAACAAGACCCATGGGGCATGTTTATCAAAGTTGTTAGGAAGGAATTATCATAATGGCTTGTGTTAATAGGATTGTTGTTATGCATGTAATTATGATATATGAATAGATCATACCTAGCAGCCGCATTGTTTTCCAGAATGCAACACGTGGCCACATcgaaaagtgaaaaataaagttcAAAAATGCCAAAATGCAATCCCTAATCTATCTAACCAGCGATAGAGTCAGGATTCGATTGGTGGGGGAGGGGTGAAATCTATAACCACATGTACCCACACACTTGaacatatataatatgaaatatcaaaaatcatGAATATACTAATTAAGTGATATTTTAGAGTAagaaaattgataaaatgatatatattttgtttcagGATGTTTTGCATGGATAAtccattttctaatttttcttttcaaagtcaaattttcacttacaaatgaaaatatttttaatagttagATATTAAgtacaatttatataaatttatattattatgtaatTATGCATAACTTTTACTCCTTACTATACAAATTTTCGTGAAGGTgaataaattattacataaaGAATTTGAGATCTTAGTATCTATGTAGTTATAACTCTATTTTCGTTGTTTTCCATGTTTTGTCTTATACCTATtcaaattttatagattttgaaCCTTAAAAGACATTAACAAAATaggaatggttttttttttttttttctcttttcttttttcgtttaAAATGAATTGGGACATATAAAAGAGGTAATTGTGTATTGAGTGTATAGTATGTGTGAAAAATGTTTGTAtgtcaaaaagaaataaataaagaaaattcacacaaatttttttttaaaatcatattttaattgGGGGAGAGGGGCAAAATTGTAAGATAAACTATAGTTGTTAATTGTATATTTTGTGGGCCGGGGGACAATTGCCCTCTCTCAAGCCTCAGTTCCCTGGCTCTGCGGACGAGGACGAGTCTAATGGAGTGATTATGTGAGGTTTTTAGTTGGTCACATAATCTAAGAGATTGAAAAagatcaaatttaaaattgctgagGAACTAAAATTTAGGACTAACAATATATTTTGTCTAAATtgatgtctaattttttttttttcatatttgtcagtctttttttttctttttcttcagttACGTACATGGTATATATAAAACATCCAATTGTTAATTCAACTGGAAAATTGCCCGATgcttaaacaaattaaaaaaggaaTACGCAAATTGtagactaaaaaaaataagataagaagaaatattattatgatTACAATACCCCGTTGTTGGCGCAGATTTGCTCAGCTTTCTCTAAGAGGGCCGATGCAATCTTATTCTGATTTTCTTGAATAGACCTAATCAATTCCGGAGCTGTAGTAAAACAGAAAAAGCAGCCACACATAAAAAAGTAGTCTTTTCGATCAATTGTGTTTCCTTTACAATTCTAAAGTAGCagtaggaagaagaagaagagagagagagagagagacacataCGGGCAGCACCAAAAGAGGAAGCATAAGCATAAGTGAAGTCAGAAATGGGCTGTACAGTAAAGAGTACAAGTTGTGAATTGTCTATGGTTTGGCTAAGGTTGTCCAGAGTCCATTGGAGCGCGTACCGGCTACACTCGCTCTCGTCTATTGCTAccatcaccttcttcttctcacTCTCCATCTCTCTATCCTCTGTAGTCTGCTGGCCGGGGGCACAGCCGAATCAGTGgattttgttataatttatttattgttctCTTGCACCTAATTAGTCCTAACTAACAGTCAAGCCACGAGTTCACGCGTTGTTTGGTTGTTTGCATTGCAATACTGATCCTTTCGGATTAGGACCAAACATTTTTCTGTAATCTAGTTAGTTGGTAAGTAAGTCTTAAGTGCTGAGGCGTGCACGGTTTTCCTTCCTAGCGTGGCatatcaaaaggaaaaagtttctctccaaactagtttggagagaaacccttcaaatttatcaaatatttttatattgagtgtgaaatttgaaaatctaaccgttggattgcatgttcttattatattatttatgcttgaaaaatttcaagaaaatcaaaaatcaattgttatgtcatcaaacaaatgttaaaatttcaagtttttgtaatctaaaattgtgaataaaaaataagttcattgatcaaatagtaaataaaatccgatttgaacgaaatttgatatgcatgttaagaacataaggaacatgaaattcaacggttagattttcaaaattcacacctaaaaaatatatatatgataagtttgaagggtttctctccaaactagtttggagagaaactttgttcatatCGAAATgggggattttttttatttctttatatatttgaaGCAAAATTTGAAGGctctataaaaattaatttaattgacaattgaaaatattttaaaagagaTTCTAATTAATATCTTACcataaaacttttatttgactaaaaaatcattaaaacatatcaaatccaggaacaacaaaaattaaattgcatGTTCCACTTAGGAccataataatataataaaattcatCCTCAAGTCCCCCACAACATGTAGTTTTGGGCAACAGTGTGTGCTTCAATGTTTTGTTGCTCAATTGTATTATAGACACTACTCCACAGAGTAGAccctaacgaggacgttaggAATTTAAGTgagggagattgtgatgccccaagtTGATTGATGGTGTGATGTGtatgggtgtgtgatgagtcccacatcgggtatttattAGGTTGAACtgagctttattaacaactacaaagagtctcaattgtgactagttcttttgaggtatagcgtaGATATGACTAGCGTTTTTTCTTGgttgttacatatggtatcagagcacatgCACATGCAACAGATCTGATGGGCTTTGCAAATTTGTTGACCAATTAGTCCAAATCATTTTCCTTGTTTGTAAATTGTAAGTGACTTGGGCTTCAGCATTTTCGACACAAAGGATCATTTTGTAAAATCAAAGGCAATTATAGTGGGGCACAACCTATGTAGAGGgtaaaaaatttgacacatgACCCCATATTATGTGGCAAAAGCTAGAGGGTTTCGAGGCCCACTACAACACACGCGAATGGAAGTGACAGGCTTGTTACCCGTAGAAAATTAGGCAAAAAGCCCAATCCATGTGACCAAACATTCAAGGACTCATTCCAGCTTTGTACCAGTTTGGCCCAATACCCATGTCCTGTAGCCTAGTAGCAAAATATTTGAGCAGTATGAGCAGGCAAATAAGAATGCACGTGACAAAActtagctacaaaattaattttagtctaaggcttactcaataaaataaatattactacatattttaaaaatctaactgttaaattgcatgttctttatactCGTAATactagtcaaattttgtatcaatcagatattatatgctatataatatataagcttatattttatgtatagttttaaactacaaaaactagtaatttaaacaatttattgatggcataactattgatttttaattttttaaaaattttgcaagcattgagaatataagaagaagatgtaatccaattgtggaattctcaaaattcatctaaaaaaaaaaagatattgagtaaggttgtagccttaagttacaaccaattttgtagctaaactttgttcaaTGCACAtggctagaaaaaaaaaaaaaaaaaaaaaaaaagggcttgaTCACTAGTTAACTCCAGATCAAGTACATTTAACAcaactttcttaaaaaaaaaaaaagtacatttaatacaaaataataaatgatttttCTATTGAAAACTGTAAAATCTGCAGAAACACAAGTTTGAGAAGAATATTATGTATCCTTCGGCAGAAGTTCCCagatgttaggattagtgcctttaaatcctattgtatgatgttatgtatgatattatgtatgacattatctatgacatgatgtatgacttaatattgtgattgataaagttattttattattatctaaaataatggtaacatgaatatgggacattatcatatagtccatgagatacattttatgtgatttatgtgaaaagtcacagaagatgtaaatcacaagttctttgtaaactcaaaatttatagttcgtagtcggtgatgaaattgggcatttcatctgcgaaaactataacgtatcaactaagatgatttgtcttgatcatagaagtggagacttctagttgatatgttttaagagttaagacatattgaacaggaccgctgtgagatttattattctcctaacgactgtcaaatgaataataaatctcacgacttcaatttgcatgaactcttaatcttgagagaataatgaacctgatcatgaagtgtggGTTGccttgatatatcaagagtgagatctaaagtgacggtcaaaacctcagtatgttgggcagccacatttagtgttgatggaacaaatattctcaagatggaattcatagtctcttgatgaagatataaaatattcccttgagataagtttaatgggttcagttattcagagagttaggcctaaccactttagtaagaaattactaatgTATATATTTacgaaattggatttcataaatatataatgaataactttaaagaattaaaccaggtactcaaggataagatgtagtaatttacaaagtggcagtctacatttatgactttgttttattacgaatattttatgaagaggttgcatgtataataaagtcttgggatataatttattaataaggcctagagtgcaattatatttatatagtggtattaaatataattaatagtaactttggacttgtcaagagttaatggaaaagcccaaggcccattggagctaatgtattattggtcccttttggtcccactccaagccacacactaaaacctaATGGAAAGGCccgccagcccaattagataatcagttagttataaagggagaaacatacagaatttttataagaaagaaaagaaaaaaaaaaaaagcggtGTGTgagtgagtgtgagacacactttcattctccctttgaaaattgattaagagaccacacatcttgggcgtaaagtggaattggagtgaagattaaaagtgttcccaagtgcttctaatctttgttttgaatttccctacaccaaggtacgccatcttgttcttaatttctgaaatttacatagtgcacgttattagtcatgaataaaatagatccttatttgttgcttccgctatgtgttttgtatgagatacaaaaccagaatttttccttcaattggtatcagagccaggttttcatatcatgattgtatatcgtgtgattgaattttagaatttaagaaaaccattatctttgtgttttcaagtttctgcataaagatattgtttcataaattttgtgtgcattgataaatatatgtgatatattgttctaCATGTGTACGGATTGGTCATTGAttcaattaacattaatagaagAATATGGGATTGCATAGATATGTACTATGAGTGAATGATGACCACAAGATGAAGTGAATAGTGTTGTGCCTTTATGGTTCTTACATACagttattaatttatgaaataacTGTTTTTGTAATTGTTAACTGCATGCACTATTTGGAACTTTTCTTGTATCGTTTGAATGCCATTGTATGGCTTGGCTTCATTGCATGGCTTGATCGGATTGCATGGCTTGGAGCAAGGCTTGGCCATCTTCTTGCATATATTAAACCGTATAAAGCATTTAAAAGATTGAATCCGTATAAAACATTCTAACATCTGAAGgttatgtacatatatatatatgaatccTTGGTTGGCATTTAGTGCATGTTTTGGCTTATTGACATAATTGTCATGTACTTTGTTTTATAAGGATTATGCATGCAAACAACCAGGCCATGCAATCCgtacaataaatatatatatatatatatatatatatatatatatatatatatatataatgtaataattatatattatatatattaatttgtatattatattatatataatataatataaatttttatatataataagggtttttattacgttatatatatttatatatgttaatgctagtttaatgaaatttattcctaatgagattaagattatattttttcacgtgtctagcattattatggttcttgaccttaaaaacctttaatttaaaatatctagtgggagagagatacaagggttggatctcacggtcTCTAttattggttcatagtagtgtgaaatagatactttgtctttgcctcgagcttagcattccatgcggagagtatttatttcatggtcctacaagattgaatttcttggtttatagtggtttgataaacaccttctCTTAGCTTCGaactttgcattccatgcggagggtgttttatcatcgtactacaaaataagcctgttaaagggatgaaatgtggttacacatgattctagacaatggtatacactagactaagtattatagtatcttCTATGCtaagttcttactattattacttaaaagctaaatgtaaaacgacatattattagtatttgataagagttatcatgatagtactaataatgagaatagttctcaatcaatcatagtattttatgttcactctatgctgagggatattaaatatgagattgggttgtcgttgcacatattattttatggttttattaaggttccatattatatgtttatatgctaaattgataatgtccagtttacttattatattcatgtttattattttcagattttatcatggcatcatttagctcacttgtttctattcttaaccaaaacaaactgactggatccaattgtgttgactggaaaagaaatttggacattattcttactgctgaagagcacaaatatgtgcttactcagcCATGTCCTACATTTCCTTCATTaaatgctcctcttgaggaaaaacagcgatatgatcgttggcagaaatctaatgagatggccaagtgctatatcctagcatctatctcaaatgttctacagtatcaaatgcaggatgtagaacttgcttcggacataatgcatagtctgaaggagatgtttggtgagcaaggccgttctacAAGGCAAGAAatcatgaggcaaatttataataccaaaatggctgtaGGAaattcagtgagggagcattgtcttaagatgattgctaatctgaatacattaaaagttttaggtgccgacattgatggaaaatctcaagtggatatgatattccagtcactaccagaatcattcaaggaattcagactcaattataatatgaacaaaaagatttatactttgtctgaattaatgaatgagttagtggcggcggaaggcatccttggtacttctagtgttgaagccaatgtgggtgaagcttctatttctcaacctaagtcgaaaggcaatggtaagaagaagaagaagaaagacttcactaagaaagatggtaaacaaattgccttaggggttgccaacaaaggaaagacaaccaaaggaaagtgtttccattgtggtgagaaaggacattggaagaggaattgtccaacattcaaggctgccaagaataagggtataaaaagttcatttcttcttgaaatatgtttggtacagaatccaacaaattcctggtgtgtggattcaggttgtaccaatcatatctgcaattctttgcaagggttccaggagaccagaaagttgaatgagggagaactatttcttactttggctgatgggagcaagattctggttgaagctgttggagtgtttaatttgtgttttaagtctagagttttaatattggaagactgtttgtatgtacctaatgttcgtaggaatttaatttctgcaacttacttaagTAAActtggatattgtgttatcctgaaagacaatgttgtactaaagaaggataaagtgtttatctgttctggcaatattgtacatggtctttatattttaactcctgataagcatgaattatacaattctgaattagatagtaactctcatgtgaaatcattaaagagaaagtttccttttactagtgatgcatatctatggcacttgcgtttaggtcatattaattcaagtaggattcaaagactaatcaaagatagacttttacagcccatggactttgatggttttctagTTTgcaaatcttgtttggaaggtaagatgaccaaacgaccttttaatgcaaagggtagaagagcccaagatttgctagaactagtacattcagatgtatgtggtcctatgtcaatccaagcaagaggtggctatgagtatttcattacttttactgataattactctagatttgattatgtgtacctaatgaaacggaagtccgaaacctttgaaaagttcaaagagtttagggctgaagttaagaattaattgggtaaacacataaaggccattcgatttgatcgaggtggcaaataccttcttggtgatttcaaggattacttgactgaaaatgggattatatcccagttgactgcacctggaactccacaacaaaatggtgtagcagaaagaacgaatatgactcttttagatatggttaggtccatgttgagttattcgactctactaatttctttttggggatatgccttaaatactgcaatgtatcttctgaatttagtatcttcgaagtctattcctaaaacacctatacagttgtggaatgggcataagcctagtatgagacatctccacatttggggttgtccagcacatgtgttaaaaggaaagtctgacaagttacagtctaaaacagaagtggtattttttgtagggtatccaaaaggaacagttggaggtttattctatggtcataaggataataaagtgtttgttagcacaaatgccaaattcttggaaaatgactgtgaataattttactctgagaagtagagttgtattggctgaaatgaatgaacctgtagttgaacaaccaatggatgaaactagggatgatgtggctatattagatacaccataagatactactcatgatatgtctagtacacaggtgtctcgtcgtagtgggagaattgttcggcctcctataagatttataggtttgggagaaacttataaagctatctcagaagaggctgaatcggatccttacacttatgatgaagcaatgaatgatatagatgcacatcattgggtccaagttatgaaatctgaaatagattctatgtattccaatcatgtatgagaTCTTATAAAGGCGCataatggcattaaacctgttggttgcaaataggtttacaagaggaagagagggatagatggaaaggttgaaacttttaaagtaaggctagtggcgaaagggtatacacaaaaagaaggtattgattatgatgaaactttttcgccagtagccatgcttaaatctatcaaaattctcttatccattgctgctcattatgattatgagatttgacaaatggatgtcaagactgcatttcttaatggcaatcttgaagaagaaatatacatgttacAACCacaaggtttcatagcaaagaaccaagagcatatggtatgcaagttgaataggtccatttatggacttaagcaagcatttaggtcatggaacatcagatttgataaagcaatcaagtcatttggttttgaacaaaatcttgatgaaccatgtgtgtacaaaagacatcgaaacaaagtagtaatgttcctagtgctttaggttgatgatattctactcattgggaatgatgtaggggtaatgtcatcggttaaaatttggttgtcaagccaatttgatatgaaggacatgggtgaggctaactttattctagggatcaagctttggcaaaattgcaagaataagatgttaggcttatcacaagctggatatatagataaggttttagaacggtttagcatgcaaaactccaagaaaggattgcttctttttagacatggagttcctctgtctaatgaccaaaggcctaagactcaagaggaagaaaatatgatgagacaagttccttatgcttctgcagtgggaaatctcatgtatgccatgctttgtactagacaagatatttgttattcagttggcatggtcagccgatatcaatcaaatccaggaccaaaacattggcaagctgtaaaacatattcttaagtatcttaggagaatgagagattatatgcttgtttaccatagtgaggatttgattcccattggctatacagattcagattttcaatcggatctagatttcagaaaatccacttcaggatgtgttatcaccttgggaggtggagccataagttggagaagtgtcaagcaatcttgtattgcggactccaccatggaagccgagtacgttgctgcttgtgaagcagcaaaggaggctgtttggcttaagaaattcctttctaatcttggtgttatgagaatggagcaagttcccatcacattgttttatgataatagtggagcggttgcacaatccaaatatccaaggaatcacaagaaaggaaagcacattgagaggaagtaccacatcattcaagacattgttgctcgtggagatgttgtggtagcaaagattgaaagtgcaaataatctagcagatccctttaccaaagccttgcctcaaaggactttcgagtcacatttggaagtaatgggagttagattggtgcacaatagtctttagggcaagtgagagattgttaggattagtgcctttaaatcctattgtatgatgttatgtatgatattatgta
This region includes:
- the LOC142606760 gene encoding universal stress protein A-like protein, whose amino-acid sequence is MESEKKKVMVAIDESECSRYALQWTLDNLSQTIDNSQLVLFTVQPISDFTYAYASSFGAAPPELIRSIQENQNKIASALLEKAEQICANNGIVAETVTEVGDPKVAIYEAVEKLNIQLLVLGSHGRGAIKRAFLGSVSNYCVHNVKCPVLVVRKPVY